One part of the Candidatus Dormiibacterota bacterium genome encodes these proteins:
- a CDS encoding SDR family oxidoreductase encodes MSERFKNKVAVVTGGNSGIGLATARAFVREGAKVAITGRSDVTLKAAQRELGPDVLVLKADSSRVPEISTAMDRIKERFGRIDALFVNAGIGKFVPFEDVTEALFDETMATNLKGAFFTVQKALPLLPRGAAVVLNASINAHMGMPGSTVYGASKAAVVNLAKTLSADLLKRGIRVNVVSPGPVATPILDRMGLPEEATRQLKEQITERVPLKRFGQPEEIATAVLYLSSSESAFIVGTELVVDGGMIQL; translated from the coding sequence ATGAGCGAGAGGTTCAAGAACAAGGTCGCGGTGGTCACGGGTGGGAACAGCGGCATCGGTCTCGCCACGGCGAGGGCGTTTGTCCGCGAGGGGGCCAAGGTGGCCATCACGGGACGGAGCGACGTCACCCTGAAGGCGGCCCAGAGGGAGCTCGGGCCCGATGTCCTGGTGCTCAAGGCCGACTCCTCGCGAGTCCCGGAGATTTCGACTGCGATGGACCGGATCAAGGAGAGATTCGGCCGGATCGACGCCCTGTTCGTCAACGCCGGCATCGGCAAGTTCGTCCCCTTCGAGGACGTGACCGAAGCGCTTTTCGACGAAACCATGGCGACCAACCTCAAGGGCGCCTTCTTCACCGTCCAGAAGGCGCTTCCGCTTCTCCCGCGCGGCGCCGCCGTCGTCCTGAACGCATCGATCAACGCGCACATGGGCATGCCGGGCTCCACCGTCTACGGGGCCTCCAAGGCCGCCGTCGTCAACCTGGCCAAGACCCTGTCGGCCGACCTTCTGAAACGGGGAATACGAGTGAACGTCGTCAGCCCGGGACCCGTGGCGACCCCGATCCTCGACCGCATGGGACTGCCGGAAGAGGCGACCCGGCAGCTCAAGGAGCAGATCACCGAGCGGGTCCCGCTCAAGCGATTCGGCCAGCCGGAGGAGATCGCCACCGCGGTGCTTTACCTCTCGTCCAGCGAATCCGCGTTCATCGTGGGGACGGAGCTGGTAGTCGACGGCGGCATGATCCAGCTCTGA
- a CDS encoding glycine/sarcosine/betaine reductase selenoprotein B family protein gives MKINEMKAGGSAVLFGVIPVGTAFGHWVSKLIALPQLRRLATGEIPWTPLRRPLAQSTVALVSSGGVHLRSDRPFNLNGDPTFRVIPNGAQQADLAISHQAYDKTDALRDINLVFPIERLRELETERVIGRLSDVHYGFGLMGSAKRLMPAIKEVARRIKESGVDLVLLVPA, from the coding sequence ATGAAAATCAACGAGATGAAGGCCGGCGGCAGCGCCGTCCTGTTCGGCGTCATCCCCGTGGGGACGGCGTTCGGCCACTGGGTCAGCAAGCTCATCGCACTGCCCCAGCTGAGACGCCTCGCAACCGGAGAGATTCCCTGGACGCCGCTGCGAAGACCGCTGGCGCAGAGCACCGTGGCGCTCGTCTCGAGCGGCGGCGTGCACCTGCGAAGCGATCGCCCGTTCAACCTCAATGGGGATCCGACCTTCCGCGTCATCCCGAATGGAGCACAACAGGCCGATCTCGCCATCTCGCACCAGGCGTACGACAAGACCGATGCACTTCGGGACATCAATCTGGTGTTTCCGATCGAGCGCCTGCGCGAGCTCGAGACCGAGCGGGTCATCGGCCGGCTGTCCGACGTTCATTACGGATTCGGATTGATGGGGAGCGCCAAACGGCTCATGCCGGCAATCAAGGAGGTCGCGCGACGCATCAAGGAGTCGGGTGTCGACCTGGTTCTCCTGGTGCCCGCCTGA